In Nymphaea colorata isolate Beijing-Zhang1983 chromosome 13, ASM883128v2, whole genome shotgun sequence, one DNA window encodes the following:
- the LOC116267007 gene encoding putative receptor protein kinase ZmPK1, whose product MTKGATTPLLLMGSRSLGRALLFAMVVALMGSVAAVSQRPSNMLYRGDSFYVERPFDVLVSEKGTFKAGFYSVGENAVSFGIWFAEPPNQTVVVWMANRDRPVNSRASRLSFGKRGDLALLDADGSVVWTATSSSSIAAAVRAELRETGNLVLVDGGGGVVWQSFDYPTDTLLPGQPLTRSMRLASRKAEGVYTTGYYRAYFNDDNVFSFIYDGPKTSSIYWPSPDNNVFENGRTRYNSSRYAVLDDFGRFSSSDKLQFAASDVGYTASTTKQKGGKFHGCQLHWRDAESTVSAEKTGSAFICPPGFKMNDPTDWNQGCKMEFNIVCNKTQVQFIKLPNTDFYGYDLVGYAKGISLEACQNICRSDCNCRGFGYWADGNGACYAKSILFSGQSGPQFPGDMYVKVPSGNNRLRQLTVPDHQSSTLDCSKSNSSILEFAVHYTTSNAQGDYLKYPIGFAIAFGVVEVICVGFGCAYLHRKRKYDLLYSVDHGYLAMKMGFRRFNFRELKIATKNFRDEIGRGGSGVVYKGVLMEDERVVAVKRLEGVNQGEGQFWSEVSTIGRINHVNLVTMLGFCAEREHRLLVYGYLENGSLEKNLFSDSAVLNWEHRVSIAVGTAKGLAYLHEECLEWVLHCDVKPQNVLLDKDFQPKVADFGLSKLFDRAGNNTSGFSRVRGTRGYMAPEWIMNLPITSKVDVYSYGVLLLELLTGRSSNGFQHVGEDGEARYMQLIPWIKEMVRTREKWVEEIVDPRLCEMYDKKRMNLLVMMALQCVEEERDMRPTMSQVVHSITVSCMDDLEVVEETDQQ is encoded by the exons ATGACGAAGGGGGCGACAACTCCATTGCTCCTCATGGGTAGCAGGTCGCTGGGACGTGCTCTCCTCTTCGCTATGGTGGTAGCCCTGATGGGCTCCGTCGCCGCCGTTTCCCAGCGGCCTTCAAACATGCTATACCGAGGCGACTCCTTCTACGTAGAGAGGCCCTTCGACGTCCTCGTTTCGGAGAAAGGAACATTCAAGGCAGGTTTCTACTCGGTGGGCGAGAATGCCGTCTCCTTTGGCATCTGGTTCGCCGAGCCGCCCAACCAGACGGTTGTCGTCTGGATGGCCAACCGGGACCGGCCGGTAAACAGCAGAGCCTCTCGCCTGTCCTTCGGGAAAAGAGGAGACCTCGCCCTGCTGGATGCAGACGGCAGCGTTGTGTGGACGgccaccagcagcagcagcatcgCGGCTGCTGTGCGGGCGGAGTTGCGGGAGACGGGGAACCTGGTGTTGGTGGACGGTGGGGGAGGAGTGGTGTGGCAGAGCTTCGACTACCCGACTGACACCTTGTTGCCGGGGCAGCCGTTAACCAGGTCCATGCGGCTGGCGTCCAGGAAGGCAGAGGGCGTCTACACCACCGGCTACTACCGCGCCTACTTCAATGATGACAATGTCTTCAGCTTCATCTACGACGGCCCCAAGACGTCCAGCATCTACTGGCCGAGTCCGGACAACAACGTGTTTGAGAATGGAAGGAcaag GTATAATAGTTCGAGGTATGCAGTTCTTGATGACTTCGGCCGTTTCAGCTCGAGCGACAAGTTGCAGTTTGCCGCATCTGATGTTG GCTATACAGCgtcaacaacaaaacaaaaaggtggGAAGTTTCATGGATGCCAGTTGCATTGGAGAGATGCAGAGTCCACGGTCTCTGCGGAGAAAACGGGCTCTGCGTTTATTTGTCCTCCTGGATTCAAAATGAACGACCCGACTGACTGGAATCAAGGATGCAAGATGGAGTTCAatatcgtctgcaacaagacccAGGTGCAGTTCATCAAGCTTCCGAACACAGACTTCTATGGCTACGACTTAGTAGGTTATGCGAAAGGCATATCTCTTGAGGCTTGCCAGAACATTTGCAGAAGTGACTGCAATTGCCGGGGTTTTGGGTATTGGGCCGACGGAAATGGCGCATGTTATGCGAAGAGCATTCTCTTCAGCGGCCAGTCTGGCCCACAGTTCCCCGGCGACATGTATGTCAAGGTTCCTTCAGGGAACAACCGGCTCAGGCAGCTTACTGTTCCTGATCATCAATCCAGTACTCTAGATTGTTCAAAATCTAATTCTTCCATCCTAGAATTTGCAGTACATTACACAACTAGCAATGCACAAGGAGACTATTTGAAGTACCCAATTGGATTTGCCATTGCTTTCGGGGTAGTAGAAGTAATCTGTGTGGGATTTGGTTGTGCTTATTTGCACAGGAAGAGAAAGTACGATCTTCTGTACAGTGTGGACCACGGTTATTTAGCCATGAAAATGGGCTTTAGGAGGTTTAATTTCAGAGAGTTGAAGATAGCTACAAAAAATTTCAGGGATGAGATAGGAAGGGGAGGGTCGGGAGTGGTTTATAAAGGAGTGTTAATGGAGGACGAGAGAGTTGTTGCTGTAAAGAGGTTGGAGGGTGTGAACCAGGGAGAGGGGCAATTCTGGAGTGAGGTGAGCACCATTGGAAGAATAAATCATGTGAACTTGGTGACCATGTTGGGATTCTGCGCAGAAAGGGAACACAGATTGTTAGTTTATGGATACTTGGAAAATGGGTCCTTGGAGAAGAACTTGTTCAGTGATTCTGCTGTGCTCAATTGGGAGCACAGAGTCAGTATTGCAGTTGGTACTGCAAAGGGCCTCGCTTATCTTCATGAGGAATGCCTGGAATGGGTTTTACACTGTGATGTGAAGCCGCAGAATGTGCTCTTGGATAAAGATTTCCAGCCAAAAGTAGCTGATTTTGGACTGTCCAAACTTTTTGACAGAGCTGGGAATAACACATCTGGTTTTTCGAGGGTGAGAGGAACAAGGGGATACATGGCGCCTGAGTGGATCATGAACCTGCCCATAACATCCAAGGTTGATGTATACAGCTATGGCGTTTTGCTGTTAGAGCTGCTGACTGGCCGCAGTTCCAATGGATTCCAACATGTTGGTGAAGATGGAGAAGCTAGATATATGCAGCTGATCCCATGGATCAAGGAAATGGTGAGGACGAGGGAGAAATGGGTGGAAGAAATAGTTGATCCGCGTTTGTGTGAGATgtatgacaaaaaaagaatgaacCTTCTGGTTATGATGGCTTTGCAGTGTGTGGAAGAAGAAAGGGATATGAGGCCAACCATGAGTCAAGTTGTCCACTCCATTACAGTTTCATGCATGGACGACCTAGAGGTGGTTGAAGAAACTGATCAGCAGTAA
- the LOC116267289 gene encoding protein NRT1/ PTR FAMILY 4.3-like isoform X1 produces MENEVSSGGVNVKEHMDRSVDWRGRPCKSSHGGTKAAIFVLGIQAFEIMAIAAVGNNLITYVFNDLHFSLPKSANTVTNFVGTIFLLSLLGGFLSDSYIGSFWTIIIFGFVELSGFILLSVQAHLQQLRPPKCNMRTEGNHCEEARGLQALIFFLALYLVALGSGCLKPNMLSHGADQFSRDDTKQSRKLSSYFNAAYFSFSLGELIALTILVWVQTNSGMGLGFGISAAAMALGLGSLICGFTFYRNKPPQGSIFTPILQVLVAAITKRKSVCPSKPELLHGSQPGSPNINSSMAVGNLLHTARFRFLDKACIITEDGMTRKENPWRLCTVTQVEQVKILISVIPIFACTIIFNTILAQLQTFSVQQGSIMNTQLTKNFKVPPASLQSIPYLMLIFVVPLYDAVCVPFARRISGTESGISPLQRIAIGLFTATFSMVAAALIENKRRKMAIFSDKQISIFWITPQFLIFGLSEMFTAVGLIEFFYKQSLAGMQSFLTAVTYCSYSFGFFLSSFLVSLVNKISSGNSHKGWLSDNDLNKDRLDLFYWLLAALSLLNFCQYIFWSRWYSYNPSLDPIHLHNLHKEDAEFNSRSSADGTVL; encoded by the exons ATGGAGAATGAGGtcagcagtggtggagtcaatGTCAAAGAACACATGGATCGCTCGGTCGATTGGAGAGGAAGGCCTTGCAAGTCAAGCCATGGAGGAACTAAAGCAGCAATCTTTGTTCTTG GCATTCAGGCCTTCGAGATAATGGCGATAGCTGCTGTGGGGAATAACCTTATCACGTATGTCTTCAATGATCTACACTTCTCCCTTCCAAAATCTGCCAATACCGTGACAAATTTTGTGGGCACCATCTTTCTTCTGTCCCTACTGGGTGGATTCCTTTCTGACTCTTACATCGGGAGTTTTTGGACCATCATCATATTTGGCTTTGTGGAGCTCTCT GGATTTATTTTGCTCTCTGTCCAAGCTCATTTGCAACAGCTTAGACCACCAAAATGCAATATGAGAACTGAAGGAAATCACTGTGAAGAAGCAAGAGGTCTTCAGGCATTGATATTCTTTCTGGCGCTCTACTTGGTAGCTCTGGGAAGTGGATGTTTGAAGCCAAATATGCTGTCTCATGGAGCTGATCAGTTTTCTAGGGATGACACTAAGCAGTCTAGGAAGCTGTCCTCCTACTTCAATGCTGCATATTTTAGCTTCTCTCTTGGTGAACTTATCGCGCTCACCATCCTTGTTTGGGTTCAGACTAACTCAGGCATGGGGCTTGGCTTTGGTATCTCAGCTGCAGCAATGGCCTTGGGCTTAGGCAGCCTAATATGTGGTTTTACATTTTACAGAAACAAGCCACCTCAAGGCAGTATCTTCACTCCCATTTTACAA GTACTTGTAGCTGCCATTACTAAGAGGAAATCAGTATGTCCTTCTAAGCCTGAGCTTCTCCATGGGAGCCAACCCGGTTCTCCTAACATTAACTCTTCTATGGCTGTTGGGAACCTACTGCATACAGCAAGGTTTAG GTTTTTGGACAAGGCCTGTATCATCACAGAGGATGGCATGACAAGGAAGGAGAATCCATGGAGACTCTGTACAGTAACTCAAGTAGAACAAGTGAAGATCCTCATCTCTGTAATCCCCATTTTTGCCTGTACCATCATTTTCAACACCATCCTTGCTCAGCTACAGACTTTCTCAGTGCAACAGGGGAGCATCATGAACACCCAAttgacaaaaaatttcaaagttcCTCCTGCTTCACTGCAGTCAATCCCCTACCTCATGCTAATATTTGTCGTGCCTCTATACGATGCCGTCTGTGTCCCTTTTGCACGACGTATCTCCGGCACCGAGTCTGGCATCTCGCCGTTGCAGCGAATTGCTATTGGACTGTTCACAGCAACTTTCTCCATGGTGGCCGCAGCTCTCATTGAAAATAAAAGACGAAAGATGGCGATCTTCTCTGACAAGCAAATCTCCATATTCTGGATCACACCACAGTTTCTCATTTTCGGACTCTCTGAAATGTTTACCGCAGTTGGTCTCATTGAGTTCTTCTACAAGCAGTCCCTAGCAGGAATGCAGTCCTTCTTGACTGCTGTAACATACTGTTCATACTCATTTGGTTTCTTCCTGAGCTCATTTTTGGTCTCCTTAGTGAATAAGATCTCCTCAGGCAATTCACACAAGGGGTGGCTCTCAGATAATGATCTGAACAAAGACAGACTGGACTTGTTTTATTGGCTGCTAGCTGCTCTCAGTCTGCTCAACTTTTGTCAGTATATATTTTGGTCTAGATGGTACTCTTACAACCCAAGTCTAGATCCTATCCATTTACATAATCTCCACAAAGAAGACGCTGAGTTTAACTCTAGGAGCAGTGCAGATGGAACTGTACTTTGA
- the LOC116267289 gene encoding protein NRT1/ PTR FAMILY 4.4-like isoform X2 produces the protein MRSAVVESMSKNTWIARSIGEEGLASQAMEELKQQSLFLGFILLSVQAHLQQLRPPKCNMRTEGNHCEEARGLQALIFFLALYLVALGSGCLKPNMLSHGADQFSRDDTKQSRKLSSYFNAAYFSFSLGELIALTILVWVQTNSGMGLGFGISAAAMALGLGSLICGFTFYRNKPPQGSIFTPILQVLVAAITKRKSVCPSKPELLHGSQPGSPNINSSMAVGNLLHTARFRFLDKACIITEDGMTRKENPWRLCTVTQVEQVKILISVIPIFACTIIFNTILAQLQTFSVQQGSIMNTQLTKNFKVPPASLQSIPYLMLIFVVPLYDAVCVPFARRISGTESGISPLQRIAIGLFTATFSMVAAALIENKRRKMAIFSDKQISIFWITPQFLIFGLSEMFTAVGLIEFFYKQSLAGMQSFLTAVTYCSYSFGFFLSSFLVSLVNKISSGNSHKGWLSDNDLNKDRLDLFYWLLAALSLLNFCQYIFWSRWYSYNPSLDPIHLHNLHKEDAEFNSRSSADGTVL, from the exons ATGAGGtcagcagtggtggagtcaatGTCAAAGAACACATGGATCGCTCGGTCGATTGGAGAGGAAGGCCTTGCAAGTCAAGCCATGGAGGAACTAAAGCAGCAATCTTTGTTCTTG GGATTTATTTTGCTCTCTGTCCAAGCTCATTTGCAACAGCTTAGACCACCAAAATGCAATATGAGAACTGAAGGAAATCACTGTGAAGAAGCAAGAGGTCTTCAGGCATTGATATTCTTTCTGGCGCTCTACTTGGTAGCTCTGGGAAGTGGATGTTTGAAGCCAAATATGCTGTCTCATGGAGCTGATCAGTTTTCTAGGGATGACACTAAGCAGTCTAGGAAGCTGTCCTCCTACTTCAATGCTGCATATTTTAGCTTCTCTCTTGGTGAACTTATCGCGCTCACCATCCTTGTTTGGGTTCAGACTAACTCAGGCATGGGGCTTGGCTTTGGTATCTCAGCTGCAGCAATGGCCTTGGGCTTAGGCAGCCTAATATGTGGTTTTACATTTTACAGAAACAAGCCACCTCAAGGCAGTATCTTCACTCCCATTTTACAA GTACTTGTAGCTGCCATTACTAAGAGGAAATCAGTATGTCCTTCTAAGCCTGAGCTTCTCCATGGGAGCCAACCCGGTTCTCCTAACATTAACTCTTCTATGGCTGTTGGGAACCTACTGCATACAGCAAGGTTTAG GTTTTTGGACAAGGCCTGTATCATCACAGAGGATGGCATGACAAGGAAGGAGAATCCATGGAGACTCTGTACAGTAACTCAAGTAGAACAAGTGAAGATCCTCATCTCTGTAATCCCCATTTTTGCCTGTACCATCATTTTCAACACCATCCTTGCTCAGCTACAGACTTTCTCAGTGCAACAGGGGAGCATCATGAACACCCAAttgacaaaaaatttcaaagttcCTCCTGCTTCACTGCAGTCAATCCCCTACCTCATGCTAATATTTGTCGTGCCTCTATACGATGCCGTCTGTGTCCCTTTTGCACGACGTATCTCCGGCACCGAGTCTGGCATCTCGCCGTTGCAGCGAATTGCTATTGGACTGTTCACAGCAACTTTCTCCATGGTGGCCGCAGCTCTCATTGAAAATAAAAGACGAAAGATGGCGATCTTCTCTGACAAGCAAATCTCCATATTCTGGATCACACCACAGTTTCTCATTTTCGGACTCTCTGAAATGTTTACCGCAGTTGGTCTCATTGAGTTCTTCTACAAGCAGTCCCTAGCAGGAATGCAGTCCTTCTTGACTGCTGTAACATACTGTTCATACTCATTTGGTTTCTTCCTGAGCTCATTTTTGGTCTCCTTAGTGAATAAGATCTCCTCAGGCAATTCACACAAGGGGTGGCTCTCAGATAATGATCTGAACAAAGACAGACTGGACTTGTTTTATTGGCTGCTAGCTGCTCTCAGTCTGCTCAACTTTTGTCAGTATATATTTTGGTCTAGATGGTACTCTTACAACCCAAGTCTAGATCCTATCCATTTACATAATCTCCACAAAGAAGACGCTGAGTTTAACTCTAGGAGCAGTGCAGATGGAACTGTACTTTGA